The sequence below is a genomic window from Macadamia integrifolia cultivar HAES 741 unplaced genomic scaffold, SCU_Mint_v3 scaffold542, whole genome shotgun sequence.
aacCTTAGTTGGAtgttttctcaaaatttatgcaGATGTTATACATCTTCCTATATCAATAGTCTTCCTGGCAGAGTATCTTGTTCAGCAATCTGCTTTGGAATCTTCCAAATTGAACAGTTCCTTGTCAAGATTTCCACATATTTGGataattgtttgaattttcaggCCTGATGACTAAGTGGTTTGTATTGGATCAATTGGTTTTTCTTGGTGTCATAACTAACTCATACATGTATTTGCAGGTTGGTAGGGATAAGCAAATGAACAATAAGGTCACACAATACAGTTCCAAATATTCTCAAGGATTTTTAGTTTACGAGGACCTGCAACAAGGTATTCAGGAAGAAACTTACAGCATAGAAAGAAATTGGCAGGATCACATCAAGACTCTTTACCCTGTGAATCCTTTAAAGCGTGGTCGCAACTTTCATTTCAAATCATCCCCTCGAGATGCTGTTGTTGCTAGAGGTCATAAGAGAGGGAGCGTAACCAGGAAAGATGGAAGGCATGACAAGCTGCCCATTAgaactcttcctcttcttgaaCAGGTAGATGTTGTTTCTTccccaaaatcaaaattgggtGAGAAATGCATAAAAAAGTCTTCTGATATGGCtatgcaaaaagaaaaaacaaacaattatTCCTTATGTTTATCATCGGCGCCTGTTCGGGGTACAGAAGAAAGTAACGAATGCTCAGTTGCTAGTTGTAGTAGTAACGACGTTGGGGAGTTCACTGTTCGAAATTCCCAAAAACCACCTAGGATTATCTGTGATAGTTATTTGGATGATGTTGAATCATCATGTGACTCTAGGCCCAGGAGAAAATGTTTACCCTCCTGGATTGAAGATGAAGTAGGAGCCAACATCCATGAGGTAGAGCTTAATGCATATAAATCAACCGTGCAGGCTTTGTATTCTTCTGGTCCTCTAAGTTGGGAGCAGGAGTCGCTCTTAACAAATCTTCGTCTCTCCCTTCACGTTTCAAATGAGGAACATCTACTTTATCTGAGGCAACTCTTATCTTCTCAATGTTTTTGATCATCTCGAATAATTATGTTTTCTGACAAGGCTAAAATTCAAATCATCCTAGAAGCTCACCCTTTAACTTCGAAATGCCCATCCTGCTTTAGTTGTTAATTATGTTAAGGCACAGAGTAAAACCAGGAATTCTTTATCAGATTTGGGTAGATTTCTCTTAATTGATTCTATGAAACACTCTGGCAGTTTTCTGCTTGCCATTTCACTGTATAGATATGTAATTATTGTCCAAGTGATCAAATTTAGTTGACATTATTCAGAAATTTTATTATGAgatccattttttccttttttgttaaattttttgAGACAATGAAGGTGATCCTCCTTCAGTTCTTGAAATAAGGTTCCACTCAATGACTCGTTTAGTCGTAGGTTCTCATTCATTTCTTATATTCCCACTTAATCAAAATCATGTGTTAGCTACTGTTTCCTGTTAAGCATATACTGCAGCTTTTTTCTTCTAGATTTTGCTTTCTCAATCGTTGTTGATTGTTAGATTTGCTCTTCATTATCTGAACTAAAGTTTCTGTAGACTTCTCTTCATGGAAGTTTTGGAAGTTGGTAGATTGTTGGAGTGCGGAGCTATATTGTTAAGTGTAGATCCATCATTGGATGCATCTCTTAAAACCTGGCATTTGATTAACTCTTCACGTAGCCAGTACCTGGGGAAGCCAGAATATGTCTTTACCTTGTTGTGAAAGTTTTAGCTGTTCAATACTTAGCTTGATTAACTTGTTACTTTCAGGTCATGGTGGAAGTATAATGGGTTTGATATGACCCAACCCCATCAATCTATCTGGCTAGATTTCTCATGTTTCTAGCCTTGATGCGTTTGGCTTTGGAATTTTATATATCAACCATCTCCACAGCACAGAAATGATGAGCTCTGTAAATAGGTTAATTTCGATGTTGCCATGTAAGTAATTTTTTCCCATTACATGGCGACTCTGGATGACAAGTCGGCTTATACCCGTAACAAAAATCACTTCTGATGGTTGGTGACCCATCAGAAGATCTGTAGATGAGGTTATACCAAAATTTTGTAGGATCACTTGTGTTTCCTTTTATTCTGAGTTTTGGGAATAGAGGTTAAAGTGGGGATCTTTGGTGCCTTTTTAGGAGTGGTATTGAGATTGTTTCTGTTTGGTTAAGTGATCACCTTCTGGCTGTCACTTTTCGTGATGCTCAGAATGGCACTGCTTGGTGTTTGGTTGTGATTTATGCCTTCCCTTTGGTGACTAATAGAATTCCTTTCTGGAGTGAGATtggatattttttattgttgttaGCTGTTCCTTTCATTATTCTTGGTGAttttaatcttcttctttttcttcttttttttcttttttcctttgctcTAGTTAATCTAAACCTTCAAGTTCAAGGGTCCTTTTTACCTGGACTAACAAGCAAACCCTCTAGATTAACAAAGGAGTGTTTAGATGGTGCATGATTGCCCCCGCTTGGATTTCTGTAtggctagttttttttttttttttttttcttgataataTTCTTTATGGCTAGGTGCTTGTCTATGATCTTTGGCATCTTTCTCTCCTGACCATTGTTATATTTTACATAATACTTTTCCATCTCAACGTTCTTTTGCAAAAGATTGTTCACTTCCAAGCTGCATGGTTCAAGCACCCTAAGTTTTTcttatttgaaaataaatggGATTCAAGTAGGAATCAGAATTTATGTAGTAAATTGATTAGTTTAATGCGCTTCTTCCCCATATTAGAATaaaaatgtttctttttttgttttttgggtcaaaatttagaataaaaatGTTGGGAGAATGTATTCTTTCCGGACATCAACCGGACAGGcattatttcttttcatatgGGGCCAGCCAATCTGGGCGTAGCCCCACACTCCCCCACCAAaaacattttctcaaaaattcttttgatcatatttttaagggaaaaaagaatGTTACCCGTGTTCTTCATGCCTAGACACAATCCCCTGTATTCGGTGGTGGTGATAAGATGCCCCTTTCCCCACCCACCCTTGCGCCCAAATGCAGATGGGTAGCATTCCTTCTtcctatttttaaattaaaactaTTTATGTTTGATAGACATCAGGTTCTTGAAAATTTGCCTCCAACATGATCCTTGTAACGATCGACTGATGTTTCCAATCAGATGTTCTGGATTTTGGAAACaaaggaagataaaaaaaaaaaaaatgctgccTATTTTTTAATTGATGGCAATAGAAACATTTGGGTCTCTGTCAGCATCAAAGGCTAGAAGCATCTCTCTAGTTTTGTGCCAAGCAAAGGTAGAAGGTTTCAGAGAAGTAGAGGTGTGGGTGGCATGGATAGCCAAGAATTATGCAGGTGGTTAATGCAAGGACATCAGCCCGGCTGACTTTTAGACTTATTGGATATTTTGCTTTAAACATATTTTAATTCTATGGTTGTAGGTATAACATCTCAGTCTGAATTCAGAACTTCAGAAATAACTGCTCATATTGCTAAGGAGGGTATGTTATCTCCATTTATTCCTGGCTGGGCAAAAGAATCCTAATGGTACCAGTTAGCAATAGTGCTTTACACAGACCCCAATTGCTCTCCATTTACTTTCTGGAATCTGGATATGCCACTAAAACTTCGATTTGGCACATACCTCACTAACTAATGGATCCTATGGAAGCTTCTCATTGACACCAATATTGGTACAGACTCTGGAAGCTTTCCATTCATTCACCATTTCCAAAAGCAAAGCCCCCTTATGGGTAACAAGGAAAACAATCTAACTTAAAGCTTTATTCACAGAGGGGAAGAGGAATTGGGTAGAGCAGAGTCGAGTTAATCATCCAGAAAACAAAGCATGAAAGCAGTGACTCGTTAAGCATATCAGAACCCCTATTGGGTTGGAACTTGGGTCTCATGACTGTCATTTATGAGATCTTCCcacttcgtcttcttcttcattatgaATGGACGACCCAAAACCCATAATGTTTTTCAGAATTCTTATAGAGATAACCAGGAATTTTGAATGAGATCTAATGGTTTTCTGGGGTCCCGGAAAATCCGATCGAACTGTATTGCTCAGAGCTGGTTTTCAATTTTCAGATACTGATGCGATATAGTTAAAAAGCTCGTTGACCATGAGTTTCACCTTGAGGCTTCAGTTTCCACTTCCACCACGGAAGCCTAAGTGGATGACGTGGCTCACACTGAGCGGATGGGTCCCTATATAAATGCCTCTGTGGCACCTAAAAAGGGTTATTCTCTGTTCCCATTTCTTCGTTTTAAAGCTCTTCATTGACGTACCCTTCTACGCGAGTTGCATTTAAGCGGATTTCCTGGACGATCGAGGGTTTCTCTGGTTTCGTTTCTTCGGACTTCACAAACCAGAGACAACCACCGATCTCTGTCGATCTCTGGTTCGCCTTTGAAGTGAAACAGAGGACcttggatctcttcttttgcGTTCTTgcctctcaattttgttaggtttgttttatttcccacccttttttctttttcttttccacgGCTTCATTCGATTCAGATCTGCAAGTTTGGGCTGATATGAACTAGCAGAACCTTTTTGTATCTTCAAATATTTGTTTGGGCTGATCTGAAACTAGCAGAACCTTTATGCCTCTCAATTCGGTTTATTATATATTTCGTTTTACGAATTTCATGGTTTTCTGTCACAGATTTAAGGTTAGTATCTATTTGTATACAAGATGGGTGGCTTCATATCGAGATTTTGGTTTATGTTGTTTCCGGCGAAGGAGTATAAGATAGTGGTGGTAGGACTAGATAACGCTGGTAAGACAACAACCCTTTACAAATTGCACCTGGGAGAAGTCGTCGCTACACATCCCACGGTTGGGAGTAATGTGGAAGAGCTTGTGTACAAGAACATTCGGTTCGAggtgagctttttttttttttttttttttttttttgctgggtagtttttttattttttgctttagaTGTGGTTTTCTTTATCTGGTTATTTTAAGTGATCATCTTGTGAGTGTGGAGAATCGAATTTGTTGCAGCTCTGGTTTCTTTCATTTCCAGTTTTGAAACTGGGTTTTACAATGGATTGAATAGTGGCACTAGTTTGCATTCTGATGCATTTGAAGACTTTTCTTTGAGATGATCTATTGTTACTATTTGTATCACAAGCTCCATACATATCTGCATCTTGATCACAAAGGAGGAGGTACACGAAATGATTTTTTGTGTGTCCTTTATTTTTGGGAGGTGGGGGGTTTAACATTAGGAAAAAGGAATAAGGTCAAATGTTCAATCCTCAGGTTACATGAAACTATTGACTTATACAAAAATTACGTATTTCcaatagagaaaaataaaattctctcCAATAAAAGTTGCATATTGTTCATCAATCAAAAGATAAACCACATCTACCCATGTATGCTTGGCAGGTCCACTTCTATGATCTCTTAGGCCGATTACAGTCTTGTGATTTTGCCACGACCTTTTCTGTTTTGTGAGATTAGAGAGACCTGTGGAGTGTGGAGAGCCTGCTGTTTTGTGAGATTAGAGACTTGTGGAGTGTGGAGAGCCTGTAGTTGGGTTTCATAAATACCCTTCATGGACTACTTCTGTCAAATGTGCTTGTGAATAGTTATTTGGTCTTCTATATTGGTAGAAGCTTGTTCGGAGATAAATTGGTGCATACATCAGGATGAGTTCTACAGTGACCTATCAATATTGAAATTGTAATTTGGTGGAGAAATTCCATAGATGAGAACTTCCATTTTGTTGTCAAGGCCGACTCAACTATAGTGCTATCCATTGGTCTTTAAGAGCTGTGGTGGGTTGAGGATTGAACTGAACAAGTAAAGCAGTGGCTATTGCCTGCTTGAACTGCTCTTCGTATTTTGGGCTTGAAAGTTGACTTGGATGGTATCATTTCTCAGAGTTCTAGTCAACTCTCTGCAATCCTTTAATTGGTGAATTGCCTCTCTTTTGGATGGTGGAGATTCAGTTCCATGACAAACTACCTAGTGGTTTCTCATCATTTGCCTATCAGAtggttttcattatttttcctCGTACTTGATTCATTGTTTTCTCCCTGTCTTTTGTTCATTTTGAACTTCTATCCCAAGTATTGTAGTTGAATTGTATTCAGGGAACCGATACCTAGGGTAATGTGATCAGTCTGCgccttgaaataaaaaaaaacccatgtaACTTATGTTCAGATTTCCTGTGTTGTGTAGATTTGGAGTGCTGATTAACACTGATGCCTAGGAAAGTGGCTGAGATGCAAACCCAGCTCCACCAGTTTCGAACTCCATTCTCCGAACTGAATTTACTCATGTTTTTCCCGTTTAATTGCCCTGAAGCAGTGATAAAAGAAATCCTTGCTCATACTACTATCCCggtgtctctttatttttctgccTTTGAGGGTTCCATTATGCCAATACGTTTGTTGCATGCGTAGATCCAGGAACTTATTTGGCTTTGCAGATCCCAAAGTTCTTCCATTCCTTTTCCTGATACAGTGTCAACCTTCTGGCCTTCCTTTGTTTTCTCCGAGACATTACCAAGTTCTTGGCAAGCACCTAACTGGTCTCTACTGatcattctttgtttttttttggatgaataaaaaattttgaatgaatACTGATCATTCTTTGTTACTCCGAAATCGTTTTTTCTTCCTGAAACCAGCTGTGGCCATCTCACTACATTGCTTTGCTTTTGGTTGATTTCAGTTTTAGGAGATAGCTTATTGATTCACCATGTGCTTTACAAGTTTTCACCTCTGTAGTTGAGCTTACTTAATTACTCTTTTGGTTAATGTGCTGCATCAATtttgctttaacaggtctgggATCTTGGTGGGCAAGAGCGGTTGAGGCCATCATGGGCAACATACTATCGTGGGACTCATGCTGTCATTGCGGTGATAGACAGCACCGACCGTGCAAGGATCAATATTATGAAGGATGAACTCTTTCGATTGCTCCAACATGAGGATCTTGAACATTCAGTCATTCTTGTCTTTGCAAACAAGCAAGACCTCAAGGATGCCATGTCCCCAGCTGAGATCACTGATGCCCTTTCACTTCACAGTATCAAGAATCATGATTGGCACATCCAAGCTTGTTGTGCCCTCACAGGAGAAGGGTTATATGATGGTTTGGGGTGGATAGCACAGCATGTGACTGGCAAGGACTCGAGTTAAGATAGCCCAGGCTGTGATAAGGACGAGAATTAGCACATTCCCCAATCCCATTGTGGGTGCTGTGGAAGGAGAACAACTTGTTTTGTGTACAATTCACGAGTTTTTTATAAGCAGATCTACAGAATGTATTTTCGCTTTGATTGGCTTCAAAACAAGAAAAGATTTTCATTTCTTACCCCATGGGTATTTTTATCCAACATTTGACACAAATCAAGTAATGCGAAAAAATATCCTTTCAAAACTCGCAATAACTACAAAATTCAAAATGAGCTTTCAGAGTATCCAGCATCTGCAACCTTGTGATTCTTGTGGGCCTTCAAACCATCTATCCCAGGTTGGGTTGGTGGGGCCAGTAGTTCTATCAAAAACCAGAACAAATGGAAGTTCAGCTTTGCATGCTGGGTAAAAAAGCTGAGGTCATTCACCCGAAAAAAACGCTGAGATTAATTAAGCAGCGTAAGGGTTAGTTTTACTTACTCCGGCAATAGCGGATCCGGTCTGGTTCCTACGTTGAGCAGCAATCTGGTGGACACCAAATGAAATTCAGAATCCCTATAATAATTAACCTGGAAGTCATGTTGGAGACAAAATAAAATCTAGCAGACTAAGCATTATCGGATTTTCTTATACATACTCCTGGCATGCGGCTGATACTTTATCTGTTTTCTCAAGGTCTTCCAGCTCTTGCTGCACAAACATTATATTAAAAAGGTCAGATCAAAAGTTATGAATACACTGCTTGAAAAACAGGTGGGGAGAGGGTAGAGAGAGAGCTAATGcaaacagaacaaaaaaaaagtcctaGGCAAGCCATAGTTGATAGTTACCACTATTACCTCCTTTTGATAGAGAATAGATTGATAAACCAGGTTTCTTCAAAATTGCTATTTCTGAGGGACATGAGTCAGCAGAACATGAAAATGCATCAAGCCTCTCATTTGGTGCTTTCTAATTTAGTATTATAATAAGCCTCACACAATTAGATTACCCCCAAACCCAGATTGATCTTGTATGTCTCATAGGGGACTCTCTGCCTCTTTATGTTCCactgagaaaaatgaaaacaaaacctTCAACTTGGGTCCTCTATTAATTGACAAGCATATATAAATGCTCTACTCTATATTCAAATAAGGACATTGACGTCAAAAGAAATCCAAGAAAGGAGCGTtttaaatgagagagagagagagagattctttgCAGCTCCTTGTCTCTGATAAGTTTCCAAGGACGacacacagaaaaaaaaaaaataaagttgtaTACATAACCTGCAAGCCCAGCAAGCTTTTGCAGGTTTTAAAGTCAGTAGTATTGAGGTATTTTTGTCCAATGAGTTTTTAGGTTACAACAGGTCTTAATTTGGGTCAGCAGACCacgatttgtttattttttaagctGTGTTTCAGTTGCAGCGGCAGTTTCGTAATTAAACGGAAACTGTGTATTAGGGTGTTTCTATTCATTATAGTAGTGCACAAGGAGACATCGGGTGGACTGGCAATGTTGGAATCTatcatgcttggtttctaataTTAGTTTAATGATCCTAGATGGAAATGGAGGAAACCCTAGTCTACATAGGGTTTGGTGTTACATGGGGTTGTAGCTAGACTAATTTCACATCAATGAGAGTTTTGCACCTCAAAAGCTTCCAGCCACTTGGTGGATGGACATGAGAATGATTGCCAATACATAAGATGGATAGCTAATTGAATTAGGACCTTAAATTTGACACGTGGCCAATCCAGACCATGTACTATCCATCCAACATTCAGAATCACCACATCATTATTCCACAtggcaaaatgaaaatgggCCACATCGGTAAGCACCAAAGCCTACTTGCTTGATTAAGATTCTTACTAGACTGATATTTCTAACGCTAGGACTCTTAAGAGCTAGACATACTAACTTTACAAACAAGATAAGGACTCTTGACATAGAAACCAATTTAGACCAACATTCGTAAACACACCTAAATTTGGACTAATATGGGATCCACGACTAACTAAACAAGAAGCCTGAAGTTCATGAACCCAGTTCACAACTAAGTTTTTGGGCTTTATATCTCAGTCCATTACAATTACAGAACAAAAAATTCAATCCCAAACCAATGTATTACAAAAAACAAAGCCTATATTTCAATTTGGGACAGCACTAATAGTTCAAGTCGTCCTCCATTATCCTCTTCACTCTTTGAGACATACTCTGATCTtacatcactttctattttgctTGTTAGAATTCTAACTTGAGATTTTGAGCTCTTAGCATATTTGTAAAACAAGAACTCCAAAACCCTAATGTACATGGGATTAGTTGACTGAAA
It includes:
- the LOC122069177 gene encoding uncharacterized protein LOC122069177 isoform X1; the encoded protein is MKFREGNTVELLRTKLDPCGSWFTGKIVEVNGDWYTVRYDLLLNHEGEPLVEKVHKDDVRPLPPFTRKERWVNGDIAEVFDIHSWRFGKVAKVMNKNRFVVRLFGSIQLREFCGSDLRVRQVWRNNKWVEIVKVGRDKQMNNKVTQYSSKYSQGFLVYEDLQQGIQEETYSIERNWQDHIKTLYPVNPLKRGRNFHFKSSPRDAVVARGHKRGSVTRKDGRHDKLPIRTLPLLEQVDVVSSPKSKLGEKCIKKSSDMAMQKEKTNNYSLCLSSAPVRGTEESNECSVASCSSNDVGEFTVRNSQKPPRIICDSYLDDVESSCDSRPRRKCLPSWIEDEVGANIHEVELNAYKSTVQALYSSGPLSWEQESLLTNLRLSLHVSNEEHLLYLRQLLSSQCF
- the LOC122069178 gene encoding ADP-ribosylation factor-like protein 5; translated protein: MGGFISRFWFMLFPAKEYKIVVVGLDNAGKTTTLYKLHLGEVVATHPTVGSNVEELVYKNIRFEVWDLGGQERLRPSWATYYRGTHAVIAVIDSTDRARINIMKDELFRLLQHEDLEHSVILVFANKQDLKDAMSPAEITDALSLHSIKNHDWHIQACCALTGEGLYDGLGWIAQHVTGKDSS
- the LOC122069179 gene encoding guanine nucleotide-binding protein subunit gamma 1-like; translation: MQEVESETALSVDLQVPVVPAVDTRGKHRILAELKRLEQETRFLEQELEDLEKTDKVSAACQELLLNVGTRPDPLLPETTGPTNPTWDRWFEGPQESQGCRCWIL